A window of Oncorhynchus keta strain PuntledgeMale-10-30-2019 chromosome 27, Oket_V2, whole genome shotgun sequence contains these coding sequences:
- the LOC118359836 gene encoding U1 small nuclear ribonucleoprotein C-like — translation MPKFYCDYCDTYLTHDSPSVRKTHCSGRKHKENVKDYYQKWMEEQAQSLIDKTTAAFQQGKMPPTPFPGAPPPGGAMIPPPNLHGPPRPGMLPTPQMGGPPMMPMMGGMGPPPPGMMGGPGMRPPMGGRMQMMPGHHMMRPPGHPMMMRPMMARPDR, via the exons ATGCCGAA GTTTTATTGTGACTACTGTGACACTTACCTAACTCATGACTCG CCCTCTGTGAGGAAAACACACTGCAGTGGCCGCAAACACAAAGAAAATGTAAAAGACTATTACCAGAAATGGATGGAAGAACAAGCACAGAGCCTCATTGACAAAACAA CTGCTGCCTTCCAGCAAGGGAAGATGCCCCCAACACCATTCCCAGGAGCCCCACCTCCAGGGGGTGCCATGATCCCTCCACCAAACCTCC ATGGCCCACCACGTCCAGGGATGCTACCAACACCCCAGATGGGTGGTCCTCCAATGATGCCCATGATGGGTGGAATGGGACCACCCCCACCTGGAATGATGGGTGGTCCAG GTATGCGACCTCCAATGGGTGGCCGAATGCAGATGATGCCTGGACATCACATGATGCGACCTCCCGGTCATCCAATGATGATGCGGCCAATGATGGCACGGCCAGACCGATaa
- the LOC118359833 gene encoding protein ILRUN-like: MEGMELDLDPELMQKFSCMGTTDKDILIAEFQRLLGFQLNPAGCAFFLDMTNWNLQAAIGAYYDFESPNINAPCMSFVGDVTIGEGESVPPDTPFTKTWRIQNTGAESWPPGVCLKYVGGDQFGHVNMVMVRSLDPQEMADVSVQMRSPAAPGMYQGQWRMSTATGLFYGDMIWVILSVEVGGLLGVTQQLSSFQAEFNTQPARNVEGDYNPFASPQKHAGSNENSHRDDSGLKDPADTWEGGPDQMQQEQNGLSQNSVNIATNGLQSNLSVVTYSQGIHGPYPFGQS, encoded by the exons ATGGAGGGCATGGAATTGGATCTGGACCCGGAGCTTATGCAGAAATTCAGCTGCATGGGCACCACCGATAAAGACATCCTCATAGCCGAGTTTCAGAGACTGCTTGGGTTTCAACTGAACCCCGCTGGATGCGCCTTCTTCCTGGACATGACCAATTG GAACTTACAAGCAGCCATCGGAGCCTACTATGACTTTGAAAGCCCCAACATCAATGCACCATGCATGTCTTTTGTTGGGGATGTGACGATCGGTGAGGGGGAGTCTGTTCCCCCTGACACGCCCTTCACTAAGACGTGGAGGATACAGAACACAG GAGCAGAGTCATGGCCCCCCGGGGTATGTCTGAAGTATGTTGGAGGGGACCAATTTGGTCATGTGAACATGGTGATGGTGCGCTCATTAGACCCCCAGGAGATGGCTGATGTCAGTGTGCAGATGCGTAGCCCAGCGGCTCCTGGCATGTACCAGGGCCAGTGGAGGATGAGCACAGCCACAGGACTCTTCTATGGGG ATATGATCTGGGTGATCCTcagcgtggaggtgggaggcCTCCTGGGTGTGACGCAGCAGCTGTCTTCCTTCCAGGCCGAGTTTAACACCCAGCCTGCCCGCAACGTGGAGGGAGACTACAACCCCTTCGCCTCTCCACAGAAACACGCCGGTAGCAACGAAAACAGTCACCGTGACGACAGCGGTCTCAAGGACCCCGCGGACACCTGGGAGGGTGGCCCGGACCAAATGCAGCAAGAGCAAAATGGACTGTCACAAAACTCTGTGAATATAGCAACAAACGGTCTCCAAAGCAATTTATCAGTAGTGACTTACAGCCAG GGTATTCACGGACCCTATCCTTTTGGGCAGTCCTAA